The Salinispora tropica CNB-440 genome has a window encoding:
- the hrcA gene encoding heat-inducible transcriptional repressor HrcA: MGLDDRKLAVLRAIVEDYVATQEPVGSKTLVERHQLGVSPATVRNDMAVLEEEGYIQQPHTSAGRVPTDRGYRLFVDRLSRVKPLTPAERRAIERFLVGAVDLDDVVHRTVRLLAQLTRQVAVVQYPSLARSSVRHLELVPISTTRLMLVMIVDTGRVEQRLVELPGPILPDDVIDLRQLVNEKLVGTRLADTPPLVQALVDEVTGVLRPAMTTLSTVLLETLVERHEERIALAGTANLTRGGLLDFQGSLRPILEALEEEVVLLKLIGEVEPSAMRVRIGDENEIDNLRATSVVSTGYGPGVTILGGLGVVGPTRMDYPSTIATVRAVARYVGDLLAQN, encoded by the coding sequence ATGGGTCTCGACGACCGCAAACTCGCGGTGCTGCGCGCGATCGTCGAGGACTACGTCGCCACGCAGGAGCCCGTCGGCAGCAAGACGTTGGTCGAACGGCACCAACTCGGGGTCTCCCCAGCGACCGTCCGCAACGACATGGCGGTGCTGGAGGAGGAGGGCTACATCCAGCAGCCGCACACCAGCGCGGGCCGGGTGCCCACCGATCGTGGCTATCGTCTCTTCGTGGACCGGCTGTCCCGGGTGAAGCCGCTGACCCCAGCCGAGCGCCGGGCGATCGAGCGCTTCCTGGTCGGCGCGGTTGACCTCGACGACGTGGTGCACCGCACAGTCCGGCTGTTGGCCCAGCTGACCCGGCAGGTCGCCGTCGTGCAGTACCCGTCGCTGGCCCGATCCTCGGTCCGGCACCTGGAGCTGGTGCCGATCTCCACCACCCGGCTGATGCTTGTCATGATCGTCGACACCGGTCGGGTCGAGCAGCGGCTCGTCGAGCTACCCGGGCCGATACTCCCGGACGACGTGATCGATCTGCGTCAGCTGGTCAACGAGAAGCTGGTCGGTACCCGGCTCGCCGACACACCGCCGCTGGTGCAGGCGTTGGTTGACGAGGTGACCGGGGTGCTGCGTCCGGCCATGACCACCCTCTCCACCGTCCTGCTGGAGACGCTGGTCGAGCGGCACGAGGAGCGCATCGCCCTCGCCGGCACCGCCAATCTCACCCGCGGTGGCCTGCTCGACTTCCAGGGGTCGTTGCGCCCCATCCTGGAGGCGCTGGAGGAGGAGGTGGTGCTCCTCAAACTCATCGGGGAGGTCGAGCCGAGCGCGATGCGCGTCCGGATCGGCGACGAGAACGAAATCGACAATCTCCGCGCCACCTCCGTGGTGAGTACCGGTTACGGACCAGGGGTGACCATTCTGGGTGGCCTCGGAGTGGTCGGGCCGACTCGGATGGATTACCCCAGCACCATCGCCACGGTTCGGGCCGTGGCACGCTACGTGGGCGACCTGCTGGCCCAGAACTAG